A window from Longibacter salinarum encodes these proteins:
- a CDS encoding LacI family DNA-binding transcriptional regulator, whose product MGRTTIDDVAERAGVSKSTVSAVMNDSRPVSDGTRSKVMAAVNDLNYRPRSTARTRAHDGRSIGIVIKERDNPFFAEIADGASRRAREAGYTVYTASSEGDFATETEIIDDFQRRDTDGLIIYPVMNEETDLTNLIELRRARMPFVLMEHILGVKANTVDVSLLAASKSAVSYLIDSGHRRIVHFAGPSYSTHSDDRISGMRHAFSESELAFSDHMVVPAGARMEDGYRAALEYLENVDPTSRATAATCFNDLVAIGVARALREKGLDVPGDVSLIGCDGIDLLDYMPTPLTTLRSPNREMGACAADILIHQIEADAQPDIQQVSFEPELVVRASTRPMQSKNVA is encoded by the coding sequence GTGGGACGTACGACAATCGATGACGTTGCGGAGCGCGCTGGCGTCTCAAAGTCCACCGTGTCGGCCGTCATGAATGACAGCCGTCCGGTGAGCGACGGGACCCGAAGCAAGGTCATGGCGGCCGTCAACGATCTTAATTACCGGCCGCGGTCGACCGCTCGCACCCGCGCCCACGATGGGCGAAGCATCGGCATCGTCATTAAAGAGCGTGACAACCCGTTCTTTGCCGAGATTGCCGACGGCGCGAGTCGTCGTGCCCGTGAAGCGGGATACACCGTCTACACCGCCAGTTCGGAGGGCGATTTTGCCACCGAGACGGAGATCATCGACGATTTTCAGCGTCGAGATACGGACGGACTCATCATCTATCCGGTGATGAACGAAGAGACCGACCTCACGAACCTGATCGAATTGCGCCGTGCGCGCATGCCGTTCGTTTTGATGGAGCACATCCTCGGCGTCAAAGCCAACACGGTCGACGTCAGTTTGCTTGCTGCGTCAAAATCTGCCGTTTCGTATTTGATCGACAGCGGTCATCGGCGCATCGTGCATTTCGCCGGTCCGTCGTACTCGACCCACAGCGACGACCGGATTTCCGGCATGCGCCACGCCTTCAGTGAGTCTGAGTTGGCGTTTTCCGACCATATGGTTGTGCCGGCCGGAGCTCGAATGGAGGATGGATACCGTGCGGCTCTCGAGTACCTCGAAAACGTGGACCCGACGAGCCGAGCAACCGCTGCCACCTGTTTTAATGACCTTGTCGCCATCGGCGTCGCGCGAGCTCTTCGCGAGAAGGGCCTCGATGTGCCGGGCGACGTGTCCCTGATCGGCTGCGACGGCATCGATTTGCTGGACTACATGCCGACGCCGCTGACCACGCTGCGCAGTCCCAATCGCGAGATGGGGGCATGTGCTGCCGATATCTTGATTCACCAGATCGAAGCTGACGCTCAGCCCGACATCCAGCAGGTTAGCTTCGAGCCAGAACTGGTCGTCCGGGCGTCCACTCGACCCATGCAATCCAAGAACGTCGCGTAA